The following coding sequences lie in one Peribacillus frigoritolerans genomic window:
- a CDS encoding chlorohydrolase family protein, with the protein MKTKLKGRYVIGYDGCDHVILENAEIVYENDTILYVGKNYPEEVDEIMDAGNAIISPGFIDLNALGDIDHDILHFEASAGRQKNLLWSEKYIKSGHPELMTEEEEAFKSLYAYSQLILHGVTTAMPITSVFYKSWAESYDELAAAAEHAAGLGLRIYLGPSFQSGMRVVQPDGKIKLHWDEKAGEEGLRKAVEFVEKFDGTHEGMVRGMLAPERVESQTADQLKQIKYYSEKLDVPIKLHAAQGSFEFNTIWEAHHVTPIRYLYDLGFLGPRTGIPHAHFISGYSKAKYGQGDDLALLAETNTTVIHCPLIIGRHGEALESFAKYKRAGINIALGTDTFPPDMFQNIRTGSMLSRLAAGETEGSVYADFFRSATLDAAAFLGRNDLGRIAAGAKADIIAIDLDGFHVGVIDDPIRTMFVSGSGRDVKLSIINGKVVMKDQIIPDLDLTEIKYKGQQYFNKMRRGYMERDYQELPEKELFKPSFKVVETISDPESIYGNK; encoded by the coding sequence ATGAAAACCAAACTTAAAGGAAGATATGTAATTGGATATGATGGGTGCGATCATGTCATTTTGGAAAACGCAGAGATCGTTTATGAAAACGACACGATTTTGTATGTCGGAAAAAATTATCCAGAAGAAGTGGACGAGATAATGGATGCCGGTAATGCGATTATCAGTCCCGGCTTCATAGATTTAAATGCATTAGGGGACATTGACCATGATATTTTACATTTTGAAGCAAGTGCCGGTAGACAGAAGAATCTTCTTTGGTCAGAGAAATATATAAAAAGCGGACATCCTGAATTAATGACCGAGGAAGAAGAAGCGTTTAAATCACTATATGCTTATTCACAGCTCATTCTTCATGGCGTGACGACGGCGATGCCCATTACTTCCGTTTTTTATAAAAGCTGGGCTGAATCCTATGATGAATTGGCAGCTGCCGCAGAACACGCCGCTGGATTGGGATTAAGGATTTACCTTGGCCCAAGTTTCCAATCAGGAATGAGAGTCGTCCAGCCTGACGGGAAAATCAAGCTGCATTGGGATGAAAAAGCCGGTGAAGAGGGGTTACGGAAAGCGGTTGAGTTTGTGGAAAAATTCGATGGAACCCATGAAGGTATGGTCAGGGGGATGCTTGCTCCAGAACGTGTAGAGTCTCAAACGGCGGATCAATTAAAACAGATTAAATATTACAGCGAAAAATTGGATGTACCGATAAAGCTTCATGCTGCACAAGGAAGTTTTGAATTCAACACCATCTGGGAAGCCCATCATGTTACACCGATCAGATATTTGTACGACCTTGGCTTTCTCGGTCCGAGAACAGGGATCCCGCACGCCCACTTTATTTCAGGATACAGTAAAGCGAAATATGGCCAGGGTGATGACTTGGCGCTGCTTGCTGAAACGAATACAACGGTGATCCATTGCCCGCTGATCATCGGAAGGCACGGGGAGGCGTTAGAATCTTTTGCCAAATATAAACGGGCTGGGATCAATATAGCCCTCGGAACGGACACATTCCCTCCGGATATGTTCCAGAACATCAGGACAGGAAGCATGCTCTCACGGCTGGCGGCAGGAGAAACGGAAGGCTCTGTTTATGCCGATTTCTTTCGGTCAGCCACACTTGATGCGGCCGCCTTTCTTGGCAGGAACGATCTAGGACGCATCGCAGCGGGGGCCAAGGCGGATATCATCGCGATTGACTTGGACGGTTTCCATGTGGGGGTAATCGATGATCCGATTCGAACCATGTTCGTAAGCGGCTCTGGGAGGGACGTTAAATTATCGATCATCAATGGAAAAGTAGTCATGAAGGATCAAATAATCCCCGATCTTGATTTAACGGAAATCAAATATAAGGGGCAGCAATATTTCAATAAGATGAGAAGAGGATATATGGAAAGGGATTATCAGGAGCTTCCCGAGAAAGAATTGTTCAAGCCATCATTCAAGGTCGTGGAAACGATAAGCGATCCAGAATCGATTTATGGAAACAAGTAA
- a CDS encoding glutathione ABC transporter substrate-binding protein, translating to MGLKRRAGKLFLVMIMAIIIAGCSSNNDVSTTESDPNRASNEGGTLVIARLSDAENLDQQFMSTINAASVTHHKIYEGLVQRDENSEIQPMLAEKWKQINDTTWEFKLREDVKFHDGTPFNADAVKKTFDRLLDPMVASPRAVVFDMVKEVKPVDEFTVQFILKEPFSPLLSILANHEGGIISPKTIEKYGKKIIQEPNGTGPFVFDSWSPGQEIILTKNDSYWGDEPKVDKVLFKVVPEDSTRISMIETGEAHIAEPLPVAVMDQVESSPAMDVYRSEGYGTEYLGFNVNNEPFNDVKVRKAIAHAIEMDSIIKGVFNNVGVKANSLMGSKVFGYNEDLEAYDYNLKEAKKLMAEAGYSEGLDATILTMDSKERVNLAEVLQSQLKGIGINLKVQVMEYGSFVEQVNKGQSEMFIISWRNATGDADYNQYNLFHTDSQGAAGNTFFYSNQKVDRLIDAARKEKEEGKRKELYAEAQEIEMSDTPYIPVRVIENVAAVAKEVKGFSISPSGYLEINDVTIK from the coding sequence ATGGGGTTAAAACGTAGGGCAGGAAAGCTTTTTCTAGTCATGATCATGGCCATCATCATTGCGGGCTGTTCTTCTAACAATGACGTAAGCACAACAGAAAGTGATCCGAACAGAGCATCAAACGAAGGGGGTACATTGGTCATTGCCCGCCTATCCGACGCTGAGAATTTGGATCAGCAGTTCATGTCCACGATTAACGCCGCTAGCGTCACTCACCATAAAATCTATGAAGGCCTTGTACAACGGGATGAGAATAGTGAGATACAGCCAATGCTAGCAGAAAAATGGAAGCAAATAAATGACACGACCTGGGAATTCAAGCTTAGGGAAGATGTAAAGTTTCATGATGGCACACCATTTAATGCAGATGCAGTAAAAAAGACGTTTGATCGACTATTAGATCCGATGGTCGCTTCTCCGAGGGCGGTAGTATTCGATATGGTAAAAGAGGTGAAACCGGTTGATGAATTTACCGTGCAATTCATTTTGAAGGAACCTTTTTCTCCTCTTCTTTCGATATTGGCGAATCATGAAGGCGGAATCATCAGTCCGAAAACGATTGAAAAGTATGGCAAAAAGATTATCCAGGAACCGAATGGAACCGGTCCTTTCGTTTTTGATTCATGGTCTCCAGGCCAGGAAATCATATTGACGAAAAACGACAGCTATTGGGGAGACGAGCCAAAAGTGGACAAGGTCCTCTTCAAGGTCGTCCCCGAAGACTCCACGAGGATATCGATGATAGAAACCGGTGAAGCGCATATCGCAGAGCCTCTTCCTGTAGCTGTCATGGACCAGGTGGAATCTTCACCGGCAATGGATGTTTACCGCAGTGAAGGGTATGGAACCGAATATTTAGGGTTCAATGTCAATAATGAACCGTTCAATGATGTAAAGGTACGTAAAGCCATCGCCCATGCCATTGAAATGGACTCGATTATCAAGGGGGTCTTTAATAATGTGGGAGTAAAGGCGAACTCCTTGATGGGCTCTAAGGTATTCGGGTACAACGAAGATCTCGAAGCCTATGATTACAACCTGAAGGAAGCAAAGAAACTGATGGCCGAAGCTGGATATTCTGAGGGCTTGGATGCAACCATCCTGACAATGGACAGTAAAGAAAGAGTTAACTTGGCCGAGGTCCTGCAATCCCAACTGAAAGGTATCGGCATTAATTTGAAGGTACAGGTAATGGAGTACGGTTCGTTCGTGGAACAAGTGAATAAAGGGCAATCGGAAATGTTCATCATCAGCTGGAGAAACGCGACCGGCGATGCTGATTATAATCAATATAATCTATTTCATACCGATTCACAGGGAGCGGCCGGCAATACATTCTTTTACAGCAATCAAAAGGTTGATCGTTTAATAGATGCCGCCAGGAAGGAAAAAGAAGAAGGGAAGCGCAAAGAACTATACGCAGAGGCACAGGAAATCGAGATGAGTGACACCCCGTATATTCCTGTAAGGGTCATAGAAAATGTTGCTGCAGTAGCTAAAGAAGTAAAAGGATTTTCAATCAGCCCTTCAGGTTATCTGGAGATAAATGACGTAACGATCAAGTGA
- a CDS encoding amidohydrolase family protein produces the protein MSQSYWLTNVRLENGFTYNENETITGTETGHYHIKIENGKISSILLAKESITDQDPQHDVHGLLMVPSFKEMHIHIDKTYYGGPWKACMPAINGVKTRIEEEQVLLPQLLPTAKVRAEKMLDLLLDFGSTHIRTHCNIDPVIGLKNLEATIQALEGYSDKLTYEIVAFPQHGLLRSNSAGLVREAMKNGANLVGGVDPATIDEDIERSLETIMDIAVESNSDIDVHLHDPDHLGLFTMQRLASLTEDAGWQGRVTVSHASGLADLSVPEATGIAERFSETGISITSTVPVFRTIPIPLLHEKGVKVELGNDSITDHWTPFGIGDNLEKAGRLAERFRMIDERSLAKSLQFITGGKTPLNQDGVKTWPNVGDEANIVLLEASCSAEAVARRAKRAAVIFRGNVVSGSISSFETTGV, from the coding sequence ATGTCTCAATCGTATTGGTTGACGAATGTACGCTTGGAAAATGGTTTTACTTATAATGAAAATGAAACGATCACCGGCACTGAAACCGGTCATTACCACATCAAGATTGAAAATGGGAAAATATCCTCCATTTTATTGGCGAAGGAATCGATAACGGATCAGGATCCGCAGCATGATGTTCACGGCCTCCTGATGGTCCCCTCGTTTAAGGAAATGCATATCCACATTGATAAAACGTACTATGGCGGTCCGTGGAAGGCTTGCATGCCTGCCATTAATGGCGTGAAAACCCGGATAGAGGAAGAGCAGGTCTTACTGCCCCAATTATTGCCTACCGCTAAAGTTAGAGCAGAGAAAATGCTCGATTTATTATTGGACTTCGGATCTACCCATATACGCACACATTGCAACATTGACCCGGTGATAGGACTGAAAAACTTGGAAGCCACCATTCAGGCACTGGAAGGATATAGTGATAAATTGACGTATGAAATCGTTGCATTCCCGCAGCATGGACTATTACGGAGCAATTCCGCTGGTTTAGTAAGGGAGGCCATGAAGAATGGGGCGAATCTGGTAGGAGGCGTGGATCCCGCCACCATTGATGAAGACATAGAGCGATCACTTGAAACGATCATGGATATCGCGGTTGAATCCAATTCCGATATCGATGTCCATTTACATGATCCGGATCACCTTGGACTTTTCACCATGCAGCGTCTTGCTTCACTGACGGAAGACGCAGGCTGGCAAGGAAGGGTCACGGTTAGCCACGCCAGCGGTTTGGCAGATCTTTCAGTCCCGGAGGCAACGGGCATAGCCGAAAGGTTTTCGGAAACAGGCATATCGATTACATCCACAGTGCCCGTCTTCAGAACGATCCCCATCCCCCTGCTTCATGAAAAAGGGGTGAAAGTGGAATTGGGTAATGACAGCATCACTGATCATTGGACACCCTTTGGCATCGGGGACAATTTGGAAAAGGCCGGCCGCCTTGCAGAGAGGTTTCGCATGATTGATGAACGTTCCTTAGCGAAAAGCCTTCAATTCATAACAGGTGGGAAGACCCCATTAAACCAAGACGGGGTCAAGACATGGCCTAATGTCGGGGATGAGGCGAATATCGTTTTGCTTGAAGCCAGCTGTTCTGCGGAAGCGGTGGCAAGAAGGGCAAAGCGTGCCGCTGTCATCTTCAGGGGCAATGTTGTTAGCGGATCCATTTCATCTTTTGAGACGACAGGTGTTTAA
- a CDS encoding amidohydrolase family protein, protein MNEAYWLTNVTLDSGFAFENERIDRTKTATYNMYIKNGIIKDLQLASTIPLKTEGPVHDARKLLALPPFKEMHNHLDKTYVGLPWKSCTPVPNLIERLKLEAKELAELAETGRLRAERMLQLLLSGGATHVRTHVNIDPYIGMKNLEEIQKALSSFRGKMTYEIVAFPQHGLLRTNSKGLMRQAMKEGASLVGGLDPGGVDNNIEDSLYEMVDLAVEFDADIDIHIHDPGHLGLYTIKKLASLIDEAGWKNRAAISHAFALGDVSKGESNELASELSKLGIAIMSTVPINRVLPPIDLLHEKGVHVALGCDGFYDSWSPFGTGDMLEKAGRLAERYNWKDEYALSQSLQFITGGVKTLDHEGNRLWPKVGNEASMVFVDASCAAEAVARRSTRAAVMVGGNLVYGGLDRESALKSN, encoded by the coding sequence ATGAATGAAGCATACTGGCTTACAAACGTTACGCTTGATAGTGGATTTGCTTTTGAGAATGAACGAATTGATCGGACGAAGACAGCTACATACAACATGTATATAAAAAATGGGATCATAAAGGATTTGCAATTGGCTTCAACTATCCCTTTGAAAACGGAAGGTCCTGTTCACGACGCGAGAAAGCTGCTTGCACTTCCTCCTTTTAAAGAGATGCATAACCATCTTGACAAGACGTATGTAGGACTGCCATGGAAATCATGCACTCCGGTTCCGAATTTAATCGAACGCTTAAAGTTAGAAGCAAAGGAGCTTGCTGAACTGGCTGAAACTGGGCGGCTCCGGGCTGAACGGATGCTTCAACTATTGTTAAGCGGCGGTGCGACGCATGTAAGGACGCATGTTAACATTGACCCATACATCGGTATGAAGAACTTGGAAGAAATTCAGAAGGCGTTAAGCAGTTTCAGAGGGAAAATGACATATGAGATCGTGGCTTTCCCGCAGCATGGACTGCTAAGAACGAATTCAAAAGGGTTGATGAGACAAGCGATGAAAGAAGGGGCGTCCTTGGTGGGCGGCCTTGATCCTGGCGGGGTGGATAATAATATAGAAGATTCCCTGTATGAAATGGTAGATTTGGCTGTTGAATTTGATGCAGATATTGATATTCATATACATGATCCCGGTCATCTTGGTTTATATACGATCAAGAAACTGGCTTCTTTGATCGATGAAGCAGGGTGGAAAAACAGAGCGGCCATCAGTCATGCTTTTGCACTTGGTGATGTTTCAAAAGGAGAATCAAATGAACTGGCCAGTGAATTATCAAAACTGGGGATAGCGATCATGTCTACAGTTCCGATCAACCGGGTCCTTCCCCCGATTGATTTACTGCATGAAAAAGGTGTCCATGTTGCCCTCGGATGCGATGGGTTTTATGACTCCTGGTCCCCATTCGGTACAGGAGATATGCTGGAAAAGGCAGGTCGATTGGCCGAGAGGTACAACTGGAAGGACGAGTATGCACTGTCTCAATCGCTCCAATTCATTACGGGCGGGGTCAAGACATTGGATCATGAAGGAAATCGTTTATGGCCGAAAGTGGGAAATGAAGCAAGTATGGTTTTTGTGGATGCATCATGTGCTGCCGAGGCAGTTGCCAGAAGATCGACACGGGCTGCGGTCATGGTCGGTGGAAATCTGGTTTACGGCGGACTTGATCGCGAATCTGCCTTAAAGTCGAATTGA
- a CDS encoding amidohydrolase produces MNRIYWLKNVRLECGYRKENERVTGTITGLFHLLMEDGRIKKIVKDGEALRDDLPVEDAKGMLALPSFIEKHVHLDKTLMGDVWRACTPSSSVIERFENEKRVLPSIATSTCKRAESLLEILLASGSAHIRTHVDIYPEAGLQNLEQVQQALAGYSNRLSSEIVAFAQHGLLRSGSVKLVREALRNGAGIVGAVDPATVDNNIEASLVQLMDLAVEANADVDLHLHDPGHLGTFTMKRLAALTKQAGWEGRVALSHAFGIGDVSREEAYELADILREAGISIVTSVPINRQMPPVDLLHERGVEVSVGNDNIFDVWSPLGNGDILERAGRLAERFKWIDEVSLSRTLGYITGGKTPLDDKGNQVWPKVGDAASLVLIDASCSAEAVARRSERKAVIYKGNLVSGSLYKQKQSIER; encoded by the coding sequence ATGAATAGAATCTATTGGTTAAAGAATGTTCGTTTGGAATGTGGTTACCGGAAAGAGAATGAACGAGTTACAGGAACGATTACCGGGCTATTTCATCTGTTGATGGAGGATGGCAGGATCAAGAAGATTGTTAAGGATGGGGAAGCCTTACGTGATGATTTACCCGTGGAAGATGCAAAAGGAATGCTGGCGTTACCATCCTTCATTGAAAAGCATGTCCATCTTGATAAGACACTGATGGGGGATGTTTGGAGAGCGTGCACTCCTTCTTCAAGTGTCATTGAACGCTTTGAAAATGAGAAGAGGGTTCTGCCTTCCATTGCAACAAGCACTTGTAAACGTGCAGAATCTTTACTGGAAATCCTGTTAGCTTCTGGCTCTGCACATATACGGACTCATGTTGATATCTATCCGGAAGCGGGCTTGCAAAACTTAGAGCAAGTACAGCAGGCGCTTGCTGGCTATTCCAATCGACTCAGTTCAGAAATCGTCGCATTTGCGCAGCACGGTTTGTTGCGGTCCGGCTCTGTCAAGCTTGTCAGGGAGGCATTGCGAAACGGAGCAGGAATCGTCGGGGCGGTGGATCCAGCCACAGTCGATAACAATATTGAAGCATCTCTCGTACAATTGATGGATTTAGCAGTGGAAGCTAATGCTGATGTGGACTTGCATTTACATGATCCCGGCCATCTGGGCACGTTCACCATGAAACGTTTGGCAGCTCTGACCAAGCAAGCGGGCTGGGAAGGAAGGGTAGCATTAAGCCATGCGTTCGGCATCGGGGACGTATCCAGGGAAGAAGCCTATGAACTGGCTGACATTCTTAGAGAGGCGGGGATTTCCATCGTCACAAGTGTCCCGATTAACAGGCAGATGCCCCCTGTTGATTTATTACATGAAAGAGGGGTTGAAGTATCAGTAGGAAATGATAATATCTTTGATGTTTGGTCACCTCTTGGGAATGGTGACATCTTGGAAAGGGCAGGAAGGCTCGCAGAACGTTTCAAATGGATTGATGAAGTCTCGCTTTCCCGGACACTCGGGTATATAACTGGCGGAAAAACCCCATTGGATGATAAGGGTAACCAGGTATGGCCGAAAGTTGGGGATGCCGCAAGTCTGGTGTTAATTGACGCAAGCTGTTCTGCAGAGGCAGTTGCCAGGCGTTCGGAACGTAAAGCGGTCATTTACAAGGGGAACTTGGTTTCCGGTTCACTATATAAACAAAAGCAGTCCATTGAACGGTAG
- a CDS encoding uracil/xanthine transporter codes for MKSWRSSVTLFSSFQWLFFIFANTVVVPISIGAAFDLPPNVTEMTMRSSLIFTGIACVFQGWKGHKYPLMEGHSGLLWGVMLNLGLSAPSIGLGYAEVGGGIATGLIAAGVVTVIISAFNLISHVQKIFTPMVMTVYLFLLTFQLIFVFFKGMLGITENGEINIPVSFLSVGIVLLVSILKIKGPRTISNFSILIGIIVGWIFYELLFPEAGGEMGSTGAAFSLFPLGAPNLQFGIIAISFFAGLLNLCNTFASIQAASELIGDEAEHKQYRNSLFMTGGFTIFAPLLGLVPYTPFTSSIGFLQSTQIYERKPFLLGGMLLTIIGLIPPFTSFLATMPITVGNAVLFVAYLQLFGTAFNSVKGQHFTSDTIFRLAVPVLIGVSLMNILPNAFSNLPTLLQPFLTNGLIMGVLISIVLEKSVNWKRYEQLQN; via the coding sequence ATGAAAAGTTGGAGATCTTCTGTGACTCTATTTTCTTCTTTTCAATGGTTGTTTTTTATTTTTGCAAATACGGTAGTTGTGCCCATATCGATTGGCGCAGCTTTTGATCTTCCTCCCAATGTTACGGAAATGACCATGAGAAGCTCGCTCATTTTCACCGGGATCGCTTGCGTGTTTCAGGGGTGGAAGGGGCATAAGTATCCGCTTATGGAAGGGCACTCCGGTCTATTATGGGGAGTGATGCTGAATTTAGGTTTATCTGCACCATCCATAGGGCTCGGATATGCTGAAGTAGGAGGGGGAATTGCTACTGGCCTCATTGCCGCGGGTGTAGTGACTGTCATTATTTCTGCCTTCAACCTGATTTCTCATGTCCAGAAGATTTTCACTCCCATGGTCATGACGGTTTATTTATTCCTTTTGACGTTCCAGCTCATTTTTGTCTTTTTTAAGGGGATGCTGGGGATTACGGAGAATGGGGAGATTAACATCCCGGTCAGTTTCCTATCAGTGGGAATTGTACTTCTAGTAAGTATATTAAAAATAAAAGGGCCAAGGACGATTAGCAATTTCTCGATATTGATTGGGATTATAGTGGGATGGATTTTTTACGAGCTGCTATTTCCGGAGGCTGGAGGAGAAATGGGATCGACGGGTGCCGCTTTTTCACTTTTCCCATTAGGTGCTCCAAACCTTCAATTCGGGATAATAGCGATTTCCTTTTTTGCAGGATTACTGAATTTGTGCAACACGTTCGCTTCCATTCAGGCTGCATCGGAATTAATCGGTGATGAAGCTGAACACAAGCAGTATCGAAATTCTTTATTCATGACTGGCGGCTTTACCATTTTCGCTCCCTTGCTTGGCCTTGTTCCGTATACACCTTTTACTTCATCGATCGGATTTTTGCAGAGCACTCAAATCTATGAGCGGAAGCCCTTCTTGCTTGGCGGCATGTTATTGACAATAATTGGGCTCATTCCCCCTTTTACCTCTTTCCTGGCCACGATGCCGATAACAGTCGGGAATGCAGTATTGTTCGTTGCGTACCTTCAGCTGTTCGGTACGGCTTTCAACAGCGTCAAGGGTCAGCATTTCACTTCAGACACGATATTCAGGCTTGCCGTACCAGTATTGATTGGCGTGAGTTTGATGAATATCCTGCCTAATGCATTTTCGAACCTGCCCACGCTATTACAGCCCTTTTTGACGAATGGGCTCATAATGGGCGTATTGATATCAATCGTGCTGGAAAAATCGGTCAACTGGAAACGTTATGAACAACTGCAGAACTAA
- a CDS encoding response regulator transcription factor gives MKDMSNPSYKKILSFMDEITFSNVNFREKVLQTFENLFGYCQSVFWLCDDNNDLIEPITLNIDKYVTDDYLNNFYQLDLLAPKYNRQKASKQTVIKNLDLLPPELYEKSVYYNDFMFKYGFYYDVGVFLYDRNSIKGVLNFVRSKKEKPFSTSDIMCLEVISRFLSQKTSDFPYPSVSDPKENINPLKNKILASSQDLRQPDLTSKEAEILQLVLKGHTNITIASELFISVNTVKRHLQNLYRKFDVSNRTSLCYKIVKP, from the coding sequence ATGAAGGATATGTCTAACCCCAGCTATAAAAAAATTTTATCTTTTATGGATGAAATTACTTTTTCTAATGTAAATTTCCGTGAAAAAGTACTACAGACCTTTGAAAATTTATTTGGTTACTGCCAATCTGTTTTTTGGTTATGTGATGATAATAATGACTTGATCGAACCTATTACGTTAAATATAGATAAATATGTTACGGATGATTATCTTAATAACTTTTATCAATTAGATTTGCTAGCCCCAAAATATAATAGGCAAAAAGCAAGTAAACAAACTGTTATAAAAAACCTTGATTTACTTCCTCCTGAATTATATGAAAAAAGTGTATACTATAATGATTTCATGTTTAAATATGGATTTTATTATGATGTGGGTGTTTTTTTATATGATAGAAACAGCATTAAAGGTGTTCTGAACTTCGTTAGATCCAAAAAGGAGAAGCCTTTTAGTACATCCGATATTATGTGTTTAGAGGTTATTTCTAGGTTCTTATCGCAAAAAACAAGTGATTTCCCTTATCCTTCTGTAAGCGATCCCAAAGAAAACATTAATCCTTTGAAAAATAAGATTCTGGCTAGTTCTCAAGATCTCAGACAACCAGATTTAACATCAAAAGAAGCAGAAATATTACAACTGGTTCTAAAAGGGCATACCAATATCACCATTGCCAGCGAACTATTTATTAGTGTTAATACAGTAAAAAGACATTTGCAAAATCTCTATAGAAAGTTTGATGTCTCAAACCGAACAAGTTTATGCTATAAAATTGTTAAACCTTAA
- a CDS encoding aldehyde dehydrogenase family protein yields MKKYQLFIDGKWTDSLSGETFETINPGTGEVHALVSQGGEEDLNHAVKAARKAFESGPWATMSPSDRGRLLYKAAQKMRENSDFLAEVESKDNGLPINETKHIALPSTIDVLEFYAGLANKVQGDTLASPHNRFNYTLKEPLGVIGAIVPWNFPLMLTMWKLAPALAAGNTIVIKPAKETSTSILELAKLFQEVGIPDGVINIVPGPGSTVGSALASHPDVDKIAFTGSTDTGRLIMQAATKNLKPVSLELGGKSPNIVFDDATLEDAVNGAMFGIYFAQGQVCASGSRLFVQESIYDKFMDLFASKVQSIRVGNPLEATTQMGPQVSAQQLKTIEKYVAIGLEEGAELVTGGQRGKKNGYYFTPTIFGDVTNEMTIAREEIFGPVVSVIRFKDEEDALRQANDTIYGLASGIWTNDLKRAHRMARGIQAGTVYVNTYSMLDSTTPFGGMKQSGFGRELGVQAMDMYTHSKSVWIDLGEKGLNWYGG; encoded by the coding sequence ATGAAAAAATATCAACTATTTATCGATGGGAAATGGACAGATTCACTCTCAGGAGAAACATTTGAAACGATTAATCCTGGAACAGGAGAAGTTCATGCCCTTGTTTCACAAGGGGGCGAGGAAGATTTAAACCATGCAGTTAAAGCAGCTCGAAAAGCGTTCGAATCCGGACCATGGGCTACTATGTCTCCTAGTGACCGAGGCAGACTTCTGTATAAAGCAGCTCAGAAAATGAGGGAGAATTCAGACTTTTTAGCGGAAGTAGAATCAAAAGATAATGGTTTACCAATCAATGAAACAAAGCATATAGCGCTTCCTTCTACCATAGATGTACTGGAGTTCTATGCAGGACTTGCAAACAAGGTTCAGGGTGATACATTAGCATCACCTCACAATCGTTTCAACTACACACTAAAAGAACCATTAGGTGTAATTGGCGCCATTGTCCCTTGGAACTTTCCTTTAATGCTGACGATGTGGAAATTAGCTCCTGCTTTAGCTGCTGGAAATACAATTGTTATTAAGCCAGCAAAAGAAACATCAACAAGTATTTTAGAGCTGGCTAAACTGTTCCAAGAAGTCGGTATTCCTGATGGGGTGATTAATATTGTACCCGGTCCAGGTTCAACCGTGGGATCTGCTTTAGCTTCTCATCCAGACGTCGATAAAATTGCCTTTACGGGGTCAACGGACACGGGTCGGTTAATTATGCAAGCAGCTACAAAAAACTTGAAACCAGTTTCGTTAGAATTGGGAGGGAAATCACCTAACATTGTATTTGACGATGCCACTCTTGAAGATGCAGTTAATGGAGCGATGTTTGGCATTTACTTTGCACAAGGTCAAGTTTGTGCTTCTGGTTCTCGTTTATTTGTCCAAGAAAGTATTTATGATAAATTTATGGATCTTTTTGCTAGTAAAGTACAATCAATACGGGTAGGAAATCCCCTTGAAGCGACAACACAAATGGGTCCACAAGTTTCCGCACAACAGTTAAAGACGATTGAAAAGTATGTAGCGATTGGTCTTGAAGAAGGTGCGGAATTAGTGACGGGTGGCCAAAGAGGCAAGAAAAATGGATATTATTTCACACCTACCATCTTTGGAGATGTAACCAACGAAATGACAATTGCGCGTGAAGAGATATTTGGACCAGTTGTGTCGGTTATTCGCTTCAAAGATGAAGAGGATGCTCTACGACAAGCAAATGATACTATTTACGGTTTAGCTTCAGGGATATGGACCAATGACTTAAAAAGAGCTCATCGTATGGCGCGTGGTATCCAAGCAGGAACTGTCTATGTTAATACGTACAGTATGCTAGATAGTACAACTCCTTTTGGAGGAATGAAACAAAGTGGATTTGGTAGAGAATTAGGGGTACAAGCCATGGATATGTATACACACTCAAAGAGTGTGTGGATTGATTTAGGTGAAAAAGGCTTAAATTGGTACGGTGGCTAG